One Papaver somniferum cultivar HN1 chromosome 10, ASM357369v1, whole genome shotgun sequence genomic window carries:
- the LOC113316224 gene encoding glutamic acid-rich protein-like → MVTSSSSDYDYDYSSIPSDEDSKVPETKISAAESRAKMDQSLKKAKEAINDMSLDKLKTARDRFSKRIAEDEMVAEYREKRLRIQRRRLAAEEKLRSLHDGVASDSDAKEEEPIWEPRERKIKPHRLTRDIERLVEADFKDERKKEEYWDAMYIDPDEREDFGDDSNSDSEEDLEEDSTEDDDGDDESDESDD, encoded by the coding sequence atggtgacttccagcagcagtgattatgattatgattattctTCTATCCCTTCTGACGAGGATTCCAAGGTTCCAGAGACGAAGATTTCTGCAGCAGAATCTCGCGCCAAGATGGACCAATCATTGAAGAAGGCTAAGGAAGCCATAAACGACATGTCTCTTGATAAGCTGAAGACTGCCCGTGATAGATTCTCGAAGAGGATAGCCGAGGATGAGATGGTAGCTGAGTACCGGGAGAAGAGGCTTCGAATTCAGCGCAGACGGTTAGCCGCCGAGGAGAAGCTTCGCTCTCTTCATGATGGTGTAGCCTCAGATTCAGacgctaaagaagaagaacccaTATGGGAGCCAAGGGAACGCAAAATTAAGCCTCACCGGCTTACCAGGGACATTGAGCGATTAGTTGAGGCTGATTTTAAAGATGAACGCAAAAAAGAAGAGTACTGGGATGCAATGTACATCGATCCTGATGAGAGAGAGGACTTTGGTGACGATTCTAACAGTGATTCTGAGGAAGATCTTGAAGAGGATTCCACGGAAGACGATGATGGAGATGACGAGTCCGACGAATCCGACGATTAG